Sequence from the Pirellulales bacterium genome:
GACGTTTGCGGACGTCCGCCGTCGCTGAGTCTCGCGCCGCGAGAGTGATGCGTTCGCCCTTGTCTGCGGCGCGAGCGGAACGGGCCGAGCGTCAGACCGGACCTCGTCGACGCGCCGTCACGAGTCGGCGAGGAGTCGTCCCCGCACCTCTCTCCTGACGCTCGCGGGCTGAGGAGTCGACGCCGACGTCGTTCCGACGCAAATTGCCGTGGCGACGCAATCTCGAATCGCATTCGCCTTGGGGCTTCGCGCGACTCCGCCCCAGTGAAACCCAGCGGCCGCGAAGCGACGCTTCGGCAAGTGCGAGCCGCCGGCGACGGTCGTGATCAAGCCGGTTCGCCTGCGAACAGGGCCGGCAATTGCGTCGCAGTCGCCGACGTCGGTCGCCGGTTGAAACACTCCAAGGCGACCTGACGTCCGCTCCCAGGCGTGCGGAATTTCGAACGGTGTTTGCAAATCGCAAGCTCGGTCGCTCGGCCTCGGGAGATTAGGATGATCGTGGCCCGCCGGCGCGGGTCCCTTGTCCGCTTCCCTTTTCTGACAACCTCGACGACCTCTCGGTCAGGACGTGCGCGGGTCGCTCGCTGCGGCCTCGCATGCGAATCGTCGGCGAATCGTCGCCCTGGCCGCCGTTGTCGCCGAGGCAGACTCCGTCCGAACTTGCTCGCGGCGCTGCCGCGGCGACTGCGTGAATCAGAACGACGAAACCTGCCTCCTCTGGTCTCCTCAAGGGGTCCGCCTGATGTTCGCCACAGAATCCTCGGTGCGTTGGTTGCGTACGGCAGTCTGTCTCGCGGTATTCGCCTGGAGCGTCGACGTCGCTCGGGCGCAGACCAAGCGGACTGACTACGGGGGCGACGGCGTCACTTGGGAAGACGGAGCGAATTGGAGCCCCGACGGCGTGCCGATTTCGACCGACGACGCGTTCGTCAACCGCACGGCGAACGGCGGTTCGCTAAGCGTCTCGACCAACCAGACAGTCGATGATCTCGCCGTCAGCAACAAGAGCAACTCCGGGACGTTCGTCAGCGGAACCTCGACGCTGAACGTGCTGCCGGGCGCGACGCTGACGGTCGGGAGCACAAGCGGTTTTCGCATCGGTCATGAGCGACCTCTCGCCGACGGGGTCGGTTCGTCCGCCGGGGAGGTGATTCAGTCCGGCGGGACGGTTTTGATTCCCAACGGAACGAACGGTTTGCGAATGTCGCAGTCCCATGCCAACGCGGCCGAGTCCCTGTACCGAATCAGCGGCGGGTCGCTTCAAGCGGGCGCCGTCGGCGGAACCCAAACCCCGCTCAATCTGGGCGGAAGGTCGAACAACTTCGGCGTCGCCGAATTCCATGTCGTGGGGAGCGGAGCGACGTCGATCGTCTTCGGCGGCGACGCGGTCCTCGCGGGCAGCGAGACCGCCAGCGGCGGAATCGCCCGACTCCACTTCACCCTCGACGCGGCCGGAGTGACGCCGCTGGTGCTCGGCGACGAACTGCGGTTCGACGGGACGGGAACCAAACAGTTGGTCGTCGACATGATCGCCCTTCCTCCGCAGACCGACATCACGCTGATTAGGTCCAACCGCATTACGACCGCCAACTCGTCGCTGGCGCAGTTCACCGGCTTGCCCGACTTGTCGCCGATCTCGGCCACCTTCGGCCCTACGACGTACCATTGGCTGTTGGACTACACGGCGGGGGCGAACAACGGCGTGTTGGACTCGAGCGTCGTCCTGCGGTTCCAGTCCGCCGTCACGGCGGCGGTGCCCGAGCTCTCGTCGTTTTGCTTGGTCGGGCTGATCGCCTGCGGCGGCGCGTGGGCCCGTCGACGGCGGACGACTGCCGGTCGCCCGTAGCCGACGCCCGGCCGCGACTCGCTCGGGCAGATCTGGTTCCCGGTCTCGGCCAAGAGCCGCCGGCGGATCGGCCGGCCGCCGCCGGTCCAGGAGCGTTCCGCCCGCCGCAGGACGACGCCGAGCCCAGCCTCGGGGAGCTTCCCCGTCGCGAGGTCATCCGCGAGGGACGGCCTGGGCCTTGCGAAACGCCCCCGGCGTCGAGTTCGCGCACCGCTTGAAGGCCGCGGCGAACTGCGACGCGGATTGATAGCCCGTGAGCCGCGCAATCCGATCGAGGCCGTAGTCGGTGTCGCACAACAGCGCCTTGGCGCGGCTCATCCGGACCCGTTCAATCTCGGCGGCCGGCGAACGTCCGACCGCGACGCGAAATCGTCGCTCCAGCGTCGAGCGGCTGAGGGGAATGCGATTGAGCAGGTCCTGAACGCTCAGCCCGCCGCCGGCGTGATCGCGAATGAACGCGAGGGTCGCGGCGACGTCCTGATCCTCCACGGCGGCGACGTCGGAGGACTGGCGCTGGGCCAGCCCCTGCGGCGCGACGAGCACGACCTCCGCCGGGGGCGACGCTCCGTTCATGAGGCGGTCGAGCATCGCGGCCCCTTCGAAACCGATCCGGCGGGCGGCGGGGCGAATGCTGCTCAGCGGCGGGGCGGACAGTTCGCAGATGACCTGGTCGTCGTCCACGCCCAGCACGGCCGCTTCCTCGGGGACCGGAACGCCGCCCTGCGAACAGGCCTCGAGCACCTGCCGCCCCCGCACGTCGTTGCAGGCGAGCACGGCCACGGGCTTCGGCAAGCGGCGCAGCCACGCGCCGAGTTGCGCGCTTTCGAATTCGCCGCTGGCTTCGGACCGCAGCACCGTGACTTGGCCGCTTACCCGGCGAGGCGGTTCGTACGCCTGCCGCGACGCGGCGCGATGCTCCAGGTGCGCCAGGAAGGCGCGCCCGCGCTTGTCGGAGAAGTCGACGCCGGAGAAGCCGCAGTACGCGAAATGTCGGAAGCCGCGGTGCAGAAAATGCTCCGCCGCCAGGCGCGCAATCGCCTCGTGGTCGGCGTCGAACATCGCTCCGCGGGGGGGATGGAACGCGCCGCGCAAGTCGACCGTCGGCAGTCCCAGCCGCGCGATCTGTTCGGCGATCGGCTCCGACTCGATCCGCGCAATGACGCCGTCGCCTTGCCAGTCGGCCAGTCCGGCGGGCAAGCGTTCGCCCAGGCCCCGCTCGACCTGGAGCACCCGCCACCCCCCGTGCGCCCGCACGTAGTCGGCGACCCCCAGCAGGCAGTCGCGGCCGTAGGCGCGCGAACTCTCAATCAGCAGGATGACGCGCTTCGGCAAGGCCCTGGTCCCCGGACGGCGCGAAGAAACCGACGACAAGACGACAACCCGACGGCGGCCGGGCGGGGCCAAGCCGGCGTCAGCGTCAATTATGCCTCAGATCGCCGCGTGTGGTGAGGCGCCGGGGGGCGGGGCTCGTGACAAAATTTGCACATGGATTGACGGACAACCGGCATGACGGCCGAGCCGCCGCCGAGTCCAATGACGGGTGGTCGACCCGCTCTCCTCCCCCGTCCGGCCGCACTTCGCATGACGAACCAAGGCCCCGTCTCGTCCGTCGACGTTCGCTTCGAGCGGGTCGAAATCCCGACGTATCCCGTGGGGCCCGCGTGCCCGCACCCGATGTTCCTCGACAAGCGGGTCTATCAGGGGAGCAGCGGGGCCGTCTATCCGTTTCCGGTCGTCGAGAGCGTGGGCGACGCGTGCCGGCCGCAGACGTACGAGGCGGCGCTGCTGGAGAACGAGTACCTCCGGCTCATGATCCTGCCGGAACTCGGCGGCCGGCTGCAGATGGCGCTCGACAAGACGAACGACTATCGCTTCGTCTATTGGAATCGGGTGATCAAACCCGCGCTGGTCGGCTTGACCGGTCCGTGGATCAGCGGCGGCATCGAGTTCAATTGGCCGCAGCATCATCGCCCCAGCACGTTCCTCCCGGTCGACTGCGATCTGGAGCGGCACGCCGACGGATCGGCGACGGTCTGGTGCCACGAAATCGATCGCATGGTCGGCACGCGCGGGATGCACGGGTTTCGGCTCCGACCGGGCCGGGCGTATCTGGAGCTCGTGGTGCGGCTCTCCAACCGCACGAACCAGCCGGAAACGTTTTTGTGGTGGGCCAACCCGGCCGTTCACGTCGACGAGCATCACCAGTCGATCTTCCCCCCCGACGTCCGGGCGGTGATGGACCACGGCAAGCGGGCCGTCAGCACGTTTCCGATCGCCACGGGAGAGTACTCCAAAGTCGACTACTCCGCCGGCGTCGACATCAGCCGCTACAAGAACGTCCCGGCGCCGACGTCGTACATGGCCTGCGCGTCGAACTTCGACTTCGTCGGGTCGTACGACCACGGCCGGCAGGCCGGCCTGCTCCATGTGGCGAGCCATTACGTCGCGCCCGGCAAGAAGCAGTGGACCTGGGGGTGCGGCGAGTTCGGCCGAGCCTGGGACCGGCGCCTGACGGACGAAGACGGGCCCTACGTCGAGTTGATGTGCGGGGTCTACACCGACAATCAGCCCGATTTCAGCTGGCTGGCGCCGGGCGAGGAGAAGTCGTTTTCTCAGTATTTCATGCCCTACAAAGGGGTGGGCGTCGTCAAGAACGCCACCCGCGACGCGGCCCTCGGCCTGGAAATCCGAGGGACGCAAGCCGTGGTGCGGGCCTACGCGACCGCGCGCCAGCCGGGCGCCAGCTTGTCCGTGCGTCTCGGAGATCGGGAGCTGCTGCGGTGCGTCGTCGACTGCGACCCCCGCGCCTCGATCGAGGTCACGGCGGACGTTCCCCCCGGCGTCGACGAAGACGCGCTGGTCGTCGTCCTCGAAGACGGCCGCGGGCGGGAGCTCGTCAGCTATCGCGGCGTTCCCGAAGAGTTTCCGATGCCCGAGCCGGCGCGGCCCGTCCCCGAGCCGGCGGAGCTGGACTCGGCGGAGTCGCTCTACTTGGCCGCGATCCACCTGGTACAGTACCGTCACGCCACGAGACGCCCCGCGGACTACCTGCGCGAAGCGCTGCGGCGCGACGCCGGCGACGTGCGGTGCAATACGGCGATGAGCCGACTCCGCTACCGGCGGGGGGAATACGCGGCGGCGAAGCGTCACGCCGCGGCCGCCGTCGCCCGGGCGACGCGTCACAATCCCAATCCGCTCGACGGCGAGCCGTTCGTGCTCTTGGGTTTGGCCGAGGCCGCGCTCGACAACGAGCGGGCGGCGATCCAAGCGTGGCACAAAGCGGCCTGGAGCGCGGCGTCCCAGCCGCAAGCGTACTTCGAGCTCGCCAAAGCGGCGCTCCGGCAAGGCGATCCGGCCGAGGCGCAGCGGATGCTGGCGCGGTGCCTCGAGCGCAACGCCAACCACAGTCAGGCGCGGCACCTCGAGGTCTGCCTGCTCGCGGAGCGCGGCGAGCGGGTCGCGGCCAAGCGGCTGGCGGAGCGGGAGCTGGCGCGCGATCCGTTTTGCCTGGGGATCGTCTACGCCTACGTCACGGACCTGGGGGGAGACCCGCAGTTGCTCGAGCGGCGCCTGCGTCACGACAGTCACAGCTATCGACAGCTGGCGCACGACCTGGCCGACGCCGGGCTCATGCGGCAGGCCGAGGACGTCCTGCAGCGGTACCTCGATCGCTGCGGCGACCGCCGGCCGGATCCGCAGTTGGTCTACTGCCTGGCCTGGCTGCGCGGTCGGCGCGGCGACGCCGACGCGGTCCGCGAACTGCTGCGCCTGGCCGCCTCGTTGCCGCGGCACGAGTTCTTTCCCAATTCGTTGCACGATCTCCGGGCCCTCGAGTTCGCGGTCGCCGTCGAACCCGGCGACGCCCGCGCGTGGTGCGATCTCGGCAACCTGCTGTTCAGCAAGCAGCGCGACGACGAGGCGATCGACTGCTGGGAGCGCGCCGCCCGGCTCGCGCCCGAATTCCCGCAGCCGCGACGCAACCTCGGCCTGGCCTACTACAACAAGCGGCGCGACGCCCCGGCGGCGTGGGCGGCGATGGACGCCGCGCTTCGGCTTGATCCCGCCGACGGGCGGGTCCTGTTTGAACTCGATCTGCTGGCCAAGCGCCTCAACCATCCCGCCGCCGACCGCTTGCGGCGACTCGAGGCGCACCGCGCCTGCGTCGACGCCCGCGACGACCTGACCCTCGAATTCGTGACGCTGCTCAATCAGCTGGGCGAACACCAGCGGGCGTTGCGCACGCTGCTGTCGCGAACGTTCCAGCCCTGGGAGGGGGGGGAGGGAAAACCCTCGTCGCAGTACGTGCTGGCGCTGGTCCAACTCGCCCGTCGCGCCCTGGGCGCGGGCGAGTTCGCGCTGGCCGACGAGTTGCTCCAGCGGGCGTTCGTCTGGCCCGCGTCGTTAGGGGACGGCAAACTCCCCGGCATTCAGGAGAATCACCTCCACTTTTGGCGCGGCGTGGCGCTCCGCGGCCTGCAGCGGCACGACGACGCCCGGCAGTGCTTTGATGCGGCGAGCGCCGGGCCCGCCAGCCTGGCGCCGGCGCAGTTTTACAACGATCCCCCTCCGGAGACGAGCTTCTATCAGGGCCTGGCGAACCTGGCGCAGGGGCGTCGCGCCGCCGCCGTCGAGCGATTTCAAGCGCTGGTCAGCTACGGCGAGCGCCACTTCGATGAGCCCGCGTCGATCGACTTTTTCGCCGTCTCGCTTCCCGACTTCCTCGTGTTCGAGGCCGATCTCGCGGCCAGCCAGCAGGTGCATTGCCGGTTCCTGCGGGCGTTGGGGCTGATCGGCTTGGACCGGTTGCCGGAGGCCGAGGCCGAGTTCCAACAGATTCTGGCGGTCGACGCGAACCACCTCGGCGCGCTGCTCCACCGGCCGCTCTGCCAGGCGCGGGAGCGGGAGGCGCTGCTCGTCGGCGGCCCGCACGACGAGGCCGGCGCGCCGCCCCCCCGCTCCGCGGCCGGCGACCGCGCCTGACCGCCGCCATCGCGGCGGCTTTCGATTCGATCCCACCCTCACCCCCCGAATCCAACCGATGCCTGCTCTCCCGACGATTCTTGCGGCGGTTGCGGTCATGACGTCCGTGCTCGGCCTCGGCGGCGGCGCAGCCCATGCGGAGCCCGCGGCCGAACTCAATCTCTCCGGCTCGTGGCGACTGGCGCTCGACCGAAACGCCGCGGGGGACGCGGCGCAATGGCAGCGGTCCGATCAAGGCGAACGCTTCGATCGTCAGGCACGACTGCCGGGCTCGCTCGACGAACAGCGGATCGGCGATCCGCTCACGCTCGCCACGCGCTGGGTGGGAGATTGGGAGCGGAGCGCGTACCGCACCGACCCGCGGTACGCCCCTTATCGGCCCCCGCACGAGGTGAAACTGCCGTTCTGGCTCACTCCCGCCACGCATTACGTGGGACCGGCGTGGTACCGCCGCACGTTCCGCGTTCCGGCCGCCTGGAGCGACCGGCGCGTGACGCTGCTGCTGGAGCGATGCCACTGGACGACCGCCGTGTGGATCGACGGCCAGGAAGTCGGCCGGCGCGATTCGCTCTCCGCACCGCATGAGTACGACGTCACCGCGTGGGCCCGACCGGGGGAGCACGAGGTCGTCCTCCGCGTCGACAACCGCGTGCACGTCAATCTCGGCCCCAATTCGCACAGCATCTCCGACCATACGCAGGGCAACTGGAACGGCGTGGTCGGTCAGGTGCGGCTCGCGGCGACTCCGCAGGTCTGGATCGACCGCGTTGGCGTCGTCGGCAGCGCACGGAACAAGACGTTTGCGGTGGAGGTCGCGCTGGGGAACCGCACAGGTCGCGCGGCGCGCGGCACGCTGACGGCGTCGGTCCGTCCCCGCGAGGTCCCCCAAGCCGAGCCGTGGCAGACGTCCGTCGCCGTGACTGCCGCGAGCGCGGAGCGGAAGGTTCGCCTCGAGGTCCGGCTCCCCGAGGAGAGCCCGCTGTGGGACGAGTTCGCCCCCGCCCTGTACGACGTCGAAGTCTCCTGGCGGCCGACCGAAGGAGCGGGGCGCGAGACGCACGTGGTCCGCAAACCGAGCGGCCTGCGGGACGTGACCGTCGAGGGATCGCAAATCGCCGTCAACGGGCGACCCGTCTTTCTGCGGGGAACCTTGGACTGCTGCGTGTTCCCCCAGACCGGTTATCCGCCGACCGACGTCGCCTCGTGGCGGCGAATTCTGCAGACCTGCCGCGAGTACGGACTGAATCACGTGCGATTCCACTCGTACTGTCCCCCGGAGGCCGCCTTCATGGCGGCCGACGAGCTGGGCGTCTACCTGCAACCCGAGTGCGCCAACTGGGCCAACCAGGGCGCCTCCTTGGGGGACGGCGGGCCCGTCGACCAGTACGTCTACGACGAGACGCAGCGGATCCTGGACGCGTACGGGCATCACCCGTCGTTCCTCCTCTTCGCCTGCGGCAACGAGCCGAGCGGCAGACGGCACGTGGACTTCCTCAGCCAGTGGATCGGACATTGTTCCGCGCGCGATCCGCAGCGGCTGTACACCGGCGGGTCGGGCTGGCCCGTCATGCCCGCCAACCAGTTCCACGTGTCGCCCGCCCCGAGAATCCAGGCTTGGGGCGCGGGCCTCCGGTCGCGGATCAACGCGCGACCTCCCGAAACCGTCTCCGACTATTCCGAGTTCGTTCAAGCGCAGAGCGCACCGGTCATCGCCCACGAGATCGGCCAGTGGTGCGCGTTTCCCAATCTCGACGAGCGACGAAAATACGCCGGCCATCTCCAGGCCAAGAACTTCGACATCTTCGCCGACTGGCTCGAGGCGGTCGGGCTGGGCCGCCTCGCTCACGACTTCTTCTTGGCGTCCGGAAAGCTGCAGACCCTCTGCTACAAAGAAGAGATCGAAGCGGCGCTGCGGACGCCCGGCTTCGGGGGATTCCAACTGCTGGGGCTCAGCGACTTTTCGGGGCAAGGCACCGCGCTGGTGGGCGTTCTCGACGCGTTTTGGGAGCCCAAGCCGTACGTCACGGCGGAACAGTACCGTCGCTTCTGCGACTCGGCGGTCCCGCTGGCGAGACTCCCCCGGCGGACTTACCGCAACGACGACGTGCTGGCGTTTGAGGCGGAACTGGCGAATTACGGACCGCGACCGCTGACCGGGACCGCCGTTACGTGGAGCCTCGTCGCCAAAGCCGATGCCGCGGTGCTCGCGAGCGGCGTGTTGCAGGCCGATGCGGAGACGGGCGCCGTCACGTCGGTCGGCTCGGTCGAGACGTCGCTGGCGGGCGTCCGCAGTCCCGCCGCCCTGAGGCTGGAACTGGCGTGCGCGGAGACCGGCTCGAAAAACGACTGGGACCTGTGGGTCTATCCTGCCGAGTCGTCCGAACCGTCCGGGCCGTCGGACGGCCTGCTGATCGCCACGGAAGCGGACGACGCGGTGCTGGCGGCCCTCGACGCGGGAGGCGTCGTGTTGCTGACGCTGCCCGCCGAGCGGGTGAACGCGTCGGCCGTGCTCGGCTTCTCGTCCATCTTTTGGAACACGCTGTGGACGGAGAACCAGCCTCCCCACACGCTGGGCGTTCTCTGCGACCCGCAGCACCCGCTGTTTGCCGCGTTTCCTACGGAGTTCCACTCGAACTGGCAATGGTGGGAACTGATTCACGGCGCGGCGGCGATGGACGTTACCGACATTGCGGACCAGGTGACGCCCCTCGTGCGCGTGACGCCCGACTGGTTCAACCCCCGCGCGCTGGCGCTCGTCTGCGAGGCTCGGCTGGGCCGCGGCAAGCTGCTGATCACCTCGGCGAATCTCGCTCCCGACCGGCCCGACTGCCCCGCGGCCGACCAATTTCGCCAGTCCCTGATCGACTACGCGACCAGCGACGCGTTTCAGCCGACGACGACGCTCACGCCGGAAGCGTTGCAGTCGCTGACCAAGCCGCCGCGCTAGACCGTCCCCCCCGTCAGCGGCGTGCGCCAGGGGGCCCCCCCGCGCCGCCAGCCCCGCTTCCTCTCGTGCGTGATCTCATGCATCTCGGATTCGTGTGGAGAGTCTGCACAGTCGCCGCGCTGGGCGGCCTGCTGTTCGGCTACGACTGGGTCGTCATTGGCGGGGCGAAGCCGTTTTACGAGCAGCGATTTCAGATCGCTGCGAACCCGCTGGCCCAAGGCGTCGCTATGAGCACCGCCTTGTGGGGATGCTTGGCGGGGGCCGCGTTGTCCGGCCGGCTTGCCGACCAGATCGGACGCAAGCGGCCGCTTACGCTGGCCGGGGCGCTCTTCACCGTCAGCGCCGTGGCGACGGCGCTGGCAGGCGATTTGACGACCTTCAACGTCGCACGGTTCGTCGGCGGGATCGGGATTGGATTGGCCTCGAACCTGTCGCCGCTGTACATCGCCGAGGTGAGCCCGGCCGGCATGCGCGGGCGACTCGTCTCGCTCAATCAGCTGCTGCTGGTGACCGGGATTCTGGCGGCGCAACTCGTCAATTGGCGGATCGCATCCGACGTGCCCGCCACGGCGGAAGGGGCGGCGCTGGCGGCGACCTGGTGCGGTCGCATCGGGTGGCGATGGATGTTCGCCGCGGAGGCGATTCCCGCCGTCGGGTTCTTGGCCCTTTCGTTGCTCGTGCCGGAAAGTCCCCGGTGGCTGGTCAAGGCGGGGCGGCCCGACGACGCTCGCCGCGTGCTGGCGCGGATCGGCGACGACGCCTACGCCGCGACCGAACTCTCGGCCATCCAAGCCTCGACGGCCGCTCACGCCAAGCGGCCGTTCCGCCTGGGGCAACTGCTGGAACCGAGCCTGCGGCGACCGTTGCAAGTGGGCGTGGGCTTGGCCGTGCTCCAACAGTGGTGCGGCATCAACGTCATTTTCAACTACGCCGAAGAGGTGTTTCGCGCCGCCGGTTACCAGGTCCGCGACATCATGTTCGTGATCGTGGTCACCGGGCTGGTGAACCTGCTGTTCACGCTGGTCGGCATGGCCGCCGTCGATCGCTTCGGGCGGCGGAAGTTGATGCTGTCCGGCGCGGGGGGGCTGACGGTTCTGTTCGGTTTGCTCGGAGCGTTCTACTTCGTCGGCAGCCAAGGCCCCCACATGGTGGCGCTCGTGTTGGCGTCGATCGCCTGCTACGCCATGTCGCTCGCTCCGGTGACCTGGGTCGTCATCTCCGAAATCTTCCCCACCCGCGTGCGCGGCACGGCGATGTCGGCGGCCGTGTTCGCCTTGTGGCTGGCGTGCTCGCTGCTGACGTTCACGTTCCCGTGGCTGAACTCCCGCCTGGGGGCGGCGGGGACCTTTTGGCTGTACGCCGCCATTTGCGCCGTCGGCTTGGCGTTCATGGCGCTCCGCCTGCCGGAGACGCGCCATCGCAGTCTGGAAGAGATCGAGCGCGACTTCGCCAGTCAGTGATCCTGCCAGCAGCGCCGCAGACGGCGAGGGGAAGCTGACTGAGGTCGTTCAGGCGGCGGGGGCGGGCTTCCCGAACTCTTGTCGAGACTACTCCGCACAAGCGGACGTTGCCTCCCCTCTCGGGTCGGGGCTCGGCCTGCTCCAAGCTCGCTTCGTGTTCGCTCCGCTTCCGCTGGCTGCGCTGACAGCGGCGGCCGCCCATCCCAAGCGCGGTGCGGCATGGTCCGTCGTCGCGCCGGAGAATGCGAGCCGAATCGGCGCTAGCCGCGGAACGCGAGCGGATCGCGGTTGCGATCGTCGGCGGGTCGGTCGACGACGCGGACGACGCGGGCTCGGAGTCGAATCCCGCCCTCCTGGCGCTGCCTCTTTGGGAAGGGCCGTTCCCGGATCGTCGCCCAGGCCCGAATTGCGGAGGGTTGGGACGAGCTTCCGCCGCATGTTCGTGAGGCGCCGCTTGCGCTCGTGGACGCGGACGTCCGGTCATGGCGCCGTCGAGAAATGGGCAACCGGCGGTTGCCTATTTGACAATCGTGCCGCAGGCGGCGGCGTCTTGGCCCCGGTCCGTTTTGCCGCATGTGGCGACGCTATTCGGGGGATCAGCAATGATGCAGCGGCCTGCTGCACATCTGGCGCGGGTCTGAATTCGCCGTGAGGATGAGGCGCTTCAGCTGATCGCGTCGCTGCGTTCGGCAACGAGCCGCTTGTAGGCTTCTTTCTGATCATCGGGCAAAAAACTCCGGTCAATCTGCGCATGCGCATCGCCCAAGACGGACGCCTGTCTCTCGAGCAGGCGCAGCGCGACCTTATCCGGCAAATTGCAGTATGCGGCGAATCGCCGCCACACGCCCCGGCTCAGATTGTCCGTCTGGCCCTGCAGCGGCAGCGCGAGCTGGTCGTCAGGGATCGCCAGGCGCGTGCAAACCAAGTCGTAAGCGGGCGTCAGGCGCGTGATTCCGTCATCGCCGGTCAGCAGCGAAAAGTTCTTCAGGTGCATGTCGCCGTTGCCGGTCCACCAGGCGAACAGGAGCAGTCGGTACAGCTTGAGCAATTCGACCGGCGGCTCGTCCGCGTACTTGCGAATCAGCTTGACGCACAGCTCCGCCGACCCGTCGTCGTATTTGTCCTTGGGGGGCAACTCGGCGAGCTGGCAAAAATCCTCCTGGGGGAGCTTGCGGCCGTCGAGCGTGCGGTCGAAGCGTCGGACGATGTAGGCGAGCGCGCCGTCCTTGAGCGAGACAAGCCCGTTGGGCGCGACCTCGATGTCCACGAGCCTGGCCAGTCGCGTGGTGACGTGCTCGTTCTCTGGCAAGGCCGGGTAGGTTCCGGTCTGCGGCTTGAGCACGTAGCGTCCGCCGACGGCCGCGACCTGGAGCGTGGCCCGATCGGCCGAGAGATTGACCGAGATTTTCTTTTGAATGCCGGAAAGCGACGTGTGGCCGACCATTGCCAGAGCCGCCGTATGCAGCTTACTGGTCTCTAGGTCGAGTATCGGAACCTTCGTCGTTCCAAACAGCGCGCGCAGGCAGCGCGGATGGTAGTCGCTTTCGTCGGTGACCTCGCCCAGGCAAATGCGGCAGGCTTGGCTCATGTCGCCTCCTCAGCCGGCAGGATCTCGACTGCGCCGACGCAATCGGCGCAGGTGGCGATCAAGAGGCCGAACACATCGTCCTTGGAAATCTTGAGCTTCTTGGTTGCCAGCTCCAACAGCCAGCCTTCGGGGAGCAGATTCTCAAAGAACGGGTGCAGGCCGTCGGTGACGTACGGCTTGTCCGTGACCGGCAGCGTCATCGAGACGGCGACCGAGGCGGGATTGGCAACCCATTCCGGGTCGTAGCGGAAAGCGACCTGTCGGCCTTCCTCGGACAGCGTCCCGACGCGCTGCCCGTCAATCCGCACGATGGCTTGGCGCGCGCTCATGATTCGCCATCCCTCGGCGCATCGACGACGCCGAGCGTCTTGCCAAACACGGCCAGCACCTTGTTCACCGCGTCCATGCGTACGGTCGGCTTGGCCCGTTCCAGCTCGGAAACGAAGCGCCGCCCGACGCCGGCCAGGTCCCCAAGCTCGCCCTGAGTGAAGCCCCCGGCCTTCCTTCGTGCGCGAACAAATTCGCCGATGTCCTTGCCAAAGTTTCGGGCCATGGTCGCCTCGATGGGATCGCAATGCGCCCGATCGGGAGCATTTCTCGTGTTCGAGGCAATCATACCCCTGGAGTTGGCTAAAGGCAATCAACTTGCACCCGTTCGGGTGCATTATTCCATTTTCTTGGCCCACGAGGCCAGTAATCCTTGCAGTTCCCGTCCTGTGCCCCCGAACGGGAGCAGTTTCAAGAAGCTCGGGACACCGACCAAGTCAATTGCCATTAGGCTCATATCGCTCGACGCCGTCGCCTCGGGCGGATCGCGTTTGCATTCGTCGGCAGGTCGGTCGACGACGCGGGCGACGCGGGCTCGGACTTGAATCCCGCGGGAGTTCGACAAGATGGAGATCGGTGGACAGCGGCGGAGAACCGACGAGTGGCGCAGCCCAGGTCGGCTCCGGCGCGGGTGAGTTCGTTCGCCAACCGCGGCTTCAGCCACGAGCGGCCCGGTGGCACTGCCTCCGCGCGCTTGCCCCGTTCTCCCCGCTAGGAACCCCGTGTGGAGGTCAAGGAGCAGGGGTCTGGAGGCGGTTCCCTGAGGCCGCCGGATCCGCCCCAAGGAGCTGCCGAACGCCGACCCGTCAC
This genomic interval carries:
- a CDS encoding DUF5107 domain-containing protein, which translates into the protein MFLDKRVYQGSSGAVYPFPVVESVGDACRPQTYEAALLENEYLRLMILPELGGRLQMALDKTNDYRFVYWNRVIKPALVGLTGPWISGGIEFNWPQHHRPSTFLPVDCDLERHADGSATVWCHEIDRMVGTRGMHGFRLRPGRAYLELVVRLSNRTNQPETFLWWANPAVHVDEHHQSIFPPDVRAVMDHGKRAVSTFPIATGEYSKVDYSAGVDISRYKNVPAPTSYMACASNFDFVGSYDHGRQAGLLHVASHYVAPGKKQWTWGCGEFGRAWDRRLTDEDGPYVELMCGVYTDNQPDFSWLAPGEEKSFSQYFMPYKGVGVVKNATRDAALGLEIRGTQAVVRAYATARQPGASLSVRLGDRELLRCVVDCDPRASIEVTADVPPGVDEDALVVVLEDGRGRELVSYRGVPEEFPMPEPARPVPEPAELDSAESLYLAAIHLVQYRHATRRPADYLREALRRDAGDVRCNTAMSRLRYRRGEYAAAKRHAAAAVARATRHNPNPLDGEPFVLLGLAEAALDNERAAIQAWHKAAWSAASQPQAYFELAKAALRQGDPAEAQRMLARCLERNANHSQARHLEVCLLAERGERVAAKRLAERELARDPFCLGIVYAYVTDLGGDPQLLERRLRHDSHSYRQLAHDLADAGLMRQAEDVLQRYLDRCGDRRPDPQLVYCLAWLRGRRGDADAVRELLRLAASLPRHEFFPNSLHDLRALEFAVAVEPGDARAWCDLGNLLFSKQRDDEAIDCWERAARLAPEFPQPRRNLGLAYYNKRRDAPAAWAAMDAALRLDPADGRVLFELDLLAKRLNHPAADRLRRLEAHRACVDARDDLTLEFVTLLNQLGEHQRALRTLLSRTFQPWEGGEGKPSSQYVLALVQLARRALGAGEFALADELLQRAFVWPASLGDGKLPGIQENHLHFWRGVALRGLQRHDDARQCFDAASAGPASLAPAQFYNDPPPETSFYQGLANLAQGRRAAAVERFQALVSYGERHFDEPASIDFFAVSLPDFLVFEADLAASQQVHCRFLRALGLIGLDRLPEAEAEFQQILAVDANHLGALLHRPLCQAREREALLVGGPHDEAGAPPPRSAAGDRA
- a CDS encoding DNA-binding transcriptional regulator — protein: MPKRVILLIESSRAYGRDCLLGVADYVRAHGGWRVLQVERGLGERLPAGLADWQGDGVIARIESEPIAEQIARLGLPTVDLRGAFHPPRGAMFDADHEAIARLAAEHFLHRGFRHFAYCGFSGVDFSDKRGRAFLAHLEHRAASRQAYEPPRRVSGQVTVLRSEASGEFESAQLGAWLRRLPKPVAVLACNDVRGRQVLEACSQGGVPVPEEAAVLGVDDDQVICELSAPPLSSIRPAARRIGFEGAAMLDRLMNGASPPAEVVLVAPQGLAQRQSSDVAAVEDQDVAATLAFIRDHAGGGLSVQDLLNRIPLSRSTLERRFRVAVGRSPAAEIERVRMSRAKALLCDTDYGLDRIARLTGYQSASQFAAAFKRCANSTPGAFRKAQAVPRG
- a CDS encoding sugar porter family MFS transporter gives rise to the protein MHLGFVWRVCTVAALGGLLFGYDWVVIGGAKPFYEQRFQIAANPLAQGVAMSTALWGCLAGAALSGRLADQIGRKRPLTLAGALFTVSAVATALAGDLTTFNVARFVGGIGIGLASNLSPLYIAEVSPAGMRGRLVSLNQLLLVTGILAAQLVNWRIASDVPATAEGAALAATWCGRIGWRWMFAAEAIPAVGFLALSLLVPESPRWLVKAGRPDDARRVLARIGDDAYAATELSAIQASTAAHAKRPFRLGQLLEPSLRRPLQVGVGLAVLQQWCGINVIFNYAEEVFRAAGYQVRDIMFVIVVTGLVNLLFTLVGMAAVDRFGRRKLMLSGAGGLTVLFGLLGAFYFVGSQGPHMVALVLASIACYAMSLAPVTWVVISEIFPTRVRGTAMSAAVFALWLACSLLTFTFPWLNSRLGAAGTFWLYAAICAVGLAFMALRLPETRHRSLEEIERDFASQ